A window from Ruminiclostridium josui JCM 17888 encodes these proteins:
- a CDS encoding serine hydrolase, whose amino-acid sequence MSSYYIRNEKKYKKRRALITVISVFGIIAIAMGVYLFMNKGETTATSPTDSTKPTVAQTDTSPTTPTSSEHSAAAASTSTSVTSLNGVNTKDHGFLPNIGSVKKSGKMDGLRKLITDYTSRLSGKYGVTFIDLATGEMVNVNDTDRYIAASTSKLPINVLLYKYVEAGKVNLNDMLTYQKEDVEPGTGIIQQSPFGTQYSVRETSKLSIRKSDNCGVNMIIRLLDIQNVRQYLVDLGGKVYYDNRHRSCPYDMALVAQDLYKHYLKNEDVYGELINNLENTDWHDRIDAQLTGVLMSIKI is encoded by the coding sequence ATGAGTTCTTACTACATTAGAAATGAAAAAAAATATAAAAAAAGACGTGCACTTATTACTGTAATAAGCGTGTTTGGAATAATAGCAATAGCTATGGGAGTTTACCTGTTCATGAATAAGGGAGAAACAACGGCTACTTCTCCTACTGATTCAACAAAACCCACAGTCGCTCAAACGGATACATCACCAACTACACCAACATCGTCAGAGCATTCTGCGGCAGCAGCATCTACATCAACTTCTGTCACCAGCCTAAACGGAGTGAATACAAAGGACCATGGCTTTTTACCTAATATAGGATCTGTTAAAAAAAGCGGTAAGATGGATGGATTAAGAAAATTAATAACCGATTATACTTCGAGACTTTCAGGAAAGTATGGAGTTACATTTATTGATTTGGCTACCGGAGAGATGGTCAATGTTAACGATACCGACAGATATATAGCAGCAAGTACTTCGAAGCTTCCTATTAATGTTCTTTTGTATAAGTATGTTGAAGCTGGAAAGGTTAATTTGAACGATATGCTTACATATCAAAAGGAAGATGTTGAACCTGGTACGGGAATAATACAGCAATCTCCTTTCGGAACCCAGTATAGCGTTCGAGAAACATCAAAGCTGTCAATACGAAAAAGCGATAATTGCGGTGTTAATATGATAATCCGACTTCTGGATATTCAAAATGTACGTCAATACCTGGTTGATCTTGGTGGAAAGGTCTATTATGATAATCGTCATCGTTCATGCCCATACGATATGGCATTGGTAGCACAGGATTTGTACAAACATTATCTAAAAAATGAAGATGTTTATGGAGAACTTATAAATAACCTTGAAAATACTGATTGGCATGATAGAATTGATGCACAGCTAACAGGTGTGTTAATGTCAATCAAAATTTAG
- the istA gene encoding IS21 family transposase, with the protein MIKMAQLEDIRKMYFMEDLSIREISRRTGMHRDTISKYISMDEPKPPKYKLTKERSHPVLGPYIPMIKQIIEDDKTRHRKQRHTGTKIFETLKKEGFLGGYNTVMDYLRKEYRKQKEAFLPLEFELGAYAEVDWTEAYFYLKGKETKAHLFVMKLRGSGGFYVRAYPFEKQEAFFDGHIKCFEFMNGVPYKIAYDNLKTAVKKILEGSNREEQEQFIALRTHYLYESSFCRPAKGSDKGGVENAGKEAVRRFFVPYPEVDSFEELNEYLHNECIKILESNPKWEAERAALRPLPTVRFDGARYKEAKVNRYSMVQFETNRYSVPTIYVGEKVTVKATADEVKILYKGTMIASHPRIYGRYQEQIKLDHYLELLLQKSRALGNTKVYKPQMLAPVYEQYRRSLNARSPRGNREFVKILMLHRDYPTALVTEAIEIAMAYNVYSYDGLFNILGQLLVSGNPKTAPVSKDKLQGIPEVVVIPPDLSKYSALMSGGGQ; encoded by the coding sequence ATGATTAAGATGGCACAATTAGAGGATATCAGAAAAATGTACTTCATGGAAGACCTAAGTATCAGGGAAATAAGCCGCAGAACTGGAATGCACAGGGATACGATCTCAAAATATATTTCCATGGATGAACCAAAACCGCCGAAATATAAGTTGACAAAAGAACGTAGCCATCCGGTATTAGGCCCATACATACCAATGATCAAGCAAATAATAGAAGACGATAAAACAAGGCATCGTAAGCAGCGTCACACAGGGACTAAAATATTTGAGACACTTAAAAAAGAAGGCTTCTTGGGCGGATACAATACTGTAATGGATTACCTGAGGAAGGAATACAGAAAGCAAAAGGAAGCTTTCCTGCCATTGGAGTTCGAACTGGGGGCCTATGCAGAAGTGGACTGGACAGAAGCATACTTTTATCTGAAAGGCAAAGAAACCAAGGCACATTTGTTTGTAATGAAGTTGAGAGGATCAGGCGGATTCTACGTAAGAGCATACCCTTTTGAGAAACAGGAAGCATTTTTTGATGGGCATATCAAATGCTTTGAGTTTATGAACGGTGTACCATACAAGATAGCATATGACAATCTAAAAACGGCAGTGAAGAAGATACTCGAAGGCAGCAACAGAGAAGAACAGGAGCAATTTATCGCCTTACGTACCCATTACCTTTATGAATCTTCATTCTGCCGGCCAGCAAAGGGAAGCGATAAAGGCGGTGTGGAGAATGCAGGCAAAGAGGCTGTGCGAAGGTTCTTCGTACCCTACCCTGAGGTTGATTCCTTTGAGGAGTTGAATGAATATCTGCACAACGAATGCATAAAGATTTTGGAAAGTAATCCGAAATGGGAGGCGGAAAGGGCTGCTTTGAGGCCATTACCGACAGTAAGGTTTGATGGCGCGAGGTATAAAGAAGCAAAGGTCAACCGCTATTCTATGGTACAGTTTGAAACTAACCGATACTCTGTTCCCACGATATATGTGGGAGAGAAAGTCACTGTTAAAGCTACAGCAGATGAAGTAAAAATACTATACAAAGGGACAATGATAGCAAGCCATCCAAGGATATACGGACGATACCAGGAGCAGATAAAGCTTGATCACTATCTGGAACTGCTGCTGCAAAAATCACGCGCCCTGGGCAACACAAAAGTATATAAACCTCAGATGCTGGCACCCGTTTATGAGCAGTATCGTCGAAGCTTAAATGCAAGAAGTCCGAGAGGCAACAGGGAATTCGTAAAGATACTTATGCTGCACAGGGATTACCCTACGGCACTGGTGACAGAAGCTATTGAAATAGCTATGGCATACAATGTATACAGTTATGACGGTTTATTTAACATATTAGGACAGCTGCTGGTCTCAGGCAATCCTAAGACGGCTCCTGTCAGCAAAGACAAGCTTCAGGGCATCCCCGAGGTTGTTGTAATACCTCCTGATCTCAGCAAATACAGCGCTCTCATGTCAGGAGGTGGGCAATAA
- the istB gene encoding IS21-like element ISCth9 family helper ATPase IstB: MPVNKMLIETYLKKLKMPQVAKTYESLAREAADNNLDYEEYLLCVLEQEVHQRENNRIQRGIRQAGFPVIKTIESFDFLAIPSLNKPRVLKLMQGEYIRRRENVILIGNSGVGKTHIATALGYEACRQGMKVKFYTAAGLINELLAAQQEYRLNKFEKQWLAPQLVILDELGYVPFNKVGAELLFQFCSSRYERGSLIITTNLEFPKWTEVLGDEQMTAALLDRLTHNAHILNINGESYRFKQALSKQANND; this comes from the coding sequence ATGCCGGTCAATAAAATGCTTATTGAAACTTACTTGAAGAAGCTAAAAATGCCTCAGGTGGCAAAAACCTATGAATCCCTGGCAAGAGAAGCCGCAGACAACAATCTGGATTATGAAGAATATCTGCTGTGTGTGCTGGAGCAGGAAGTACACCAGCGGGAGAACAACCGGATTCAGAGAGGGATACGACAAGCGGGCTTCCCCGTAATCAAAACGATTGAAAGCTTTGACTTCCTTGCCATACCTTCTTTGAACAAACCACGGGTATTGAAACTCATGCAGGGAGAATATATCCGAAGAAGAGAAAATGTCATTTTGATAGGCAACTCCGGAGTAGGGAAAACCCATATTGCAACTGCGCTCGGTTACGAGGCTTGTCGGCAGGGTATGAAGGTCAAATTCTATACGGCAGCTGGTTTGATAAATGAATTGCTTGCAGCACAGCAGGAATATCGTCTTAACAAGTTCGAAAAGCAATGGCTGGCGCCGCAATTAGTGATCCTTGACGAATTGGGCTATGTGCCCTTCAATAAAGTCGGAGCTGAATTATTGTTCCAGTTCTGCTCCTCCCGATATGAGAGAGGCAGCCTGATCATAACTACAAACTTAGAATTTCCAAAATGGACGGAGGTGTTAGGCGATGAACAAATGACAGCTGCCCTGCTTGACCGCCTGACCCATAATGCACACATACTGAACATCAATGGTGAAAGCTACAGGTTTAAGCAGGCTCTTTCCAAGCAGGCAAATAATGACTGA